The Manihot esculenta cultivar AM560-2 chromosome 17, M.esculenta_v8, whole genome shotgun sequence genome contains the following window.
GATGAAGCCATTGGATGTGCACGAGTCAAAGTTCAATTTGGAGATAGTGATCAGAATATTCAGGTATACCAAAGCAAATTTGCAGCAAATAAGCGAGtacatatacatataaaattttttcgtGAGGATACGATGACTTGGAAGGTTACAGGTTTCGGTGGATTCGTGCCCTGTGAACTGTATTCACTGGGTTGACAAGGAAGAGTTGGCAGTGCTCGAGTTCTTGACTCAACCTAAACTCAAGGAAGGATATGGCGTATTTGGACAAGGTTGGGAAAGACCAAGCAATATTTTTGCAGCAGCGAAGTCATTCAATAAACAGCTGAAACGACAGCCTGAGAATTTTCGAAGTAATGGTGAGTCCTTGCCAGAACCAGCTAAATAAGTTAAATTGTCAACTTATAAACTCTTTATTCTTTGATGAGTTAAGCTTTGATAAGCAATTTTCTAATTGCAGTGCAACGAGCAACTGTTGAAGAAGAGACCCCTGCTCAAGCTGAAGCTCGAGCCAATGCTACCATGAAAATCAAGATGGAGAAATTCTCAACAATCTGGAATTTGGTGAAGAGATTTCTTTGGTTTAAAAATCAGGAGTAAAAAGTGAATTATGCATACAATAAAAAGGGCCTTTTCACCTTACAAGGATCTAAGTTGCCAGCTACAAATTATTACAACAGAGTACCATAGATCACAAAGACAATGCCCAGTTATAGAAAACAATTGAAAAGGTCAACAAAGAATGCCAGACTCAGAAGATCATATGAAATCCCAGGATCTACATATTCGGAAAAGAAATTTTAGGTCCTAATTAGGCACCAGCAGTAATCTGCATATAATGTTCAAGGGAAACATCTATCACTTGATTTCTTCTATATGATCAGATCTCTTCTCAAGTATAGTTCAATTCCAGATGCTCTCAGTTTTCATATGGAGAACAGCAATATTATGCCGGTATTACTTCGATTTACAATTGCATAAACTAATAGAGCTTGCATTTTCCTGTTCCAACACATGCCGGACATTCATCTGCATCTCCTGCTACATGGTTTAAGCAGTATTTGATCCTATCATTCACAACATCCTGCAATATAAACCGCCAACATTTAGAATCCAAGGCACCCGTTTACCTTGACTATAAGTTTGACAGCTTTGAGGCATGAAAAAGATCCAGATAAAGAAAGGGAGTTGGTAATAATAAAGACAATACCAAGAACAGGAAGAACCATTgttaagtttaaaaaaaaaaaattgcatttaAAGTCAACACAATAGTGGAAAGAGCAAAACTTGTTGCAGTATAACGATCTATCATATTGGATCCATTAGCAGTAGCTAAGGACACTTTTGAATGCTTCCATATTCGTATATAGTTAACTAACTGCTGAAATCATGAAAATCAGACAACATAAGAAAAATATAGAAGTGAATACAATTTCAAAATATGGCAAAGCTTTCTTTTCAACAGAAATTCTGGCAGCTGAGGAATGTTGAGAATTACATACCACGAGTAGCTCGTGCAAGCCAAGAGGTGCAGTTATGATATAAGACACACCGGGGTGCTCCTTAGCAGCTTCAGCAGTTAACGAAGGAATATCCTTTCAAATAACATGTGATTGAATCTTTCTTAGGCACAAAGCTCTAAGGGACTGATTACATTAGCAGAGAAAATTACGATGATCTACCTGGTGCCAATGCCGTCCAGGAAAGAGAAAGAATGGGCTTACAAGCACCCGGTTTGCCCCTTGTTGAACACATAAACCAAATGCATCTCTTATTGAGGGCTCTGCCAACTCCTGATCATGTTAAAAGTTGAAGAGAAAAATACAATAGACACACATCTTTAGTTCCACAAATGTAAATATGTTCAATAAAAATCATACAGCATTGAGTTAAGCCAAATATTCCAAGGAAATGCATTAAAAAAAGTACAATTGCGTTTATTTTGTCTTCTTGCCTTTCAGCGAGTATATGAATATGCTGCAACCCATGAGATTATTTTGAACTAAACCTtataaattatagtaaaatcCATCAAAAGAATATAGATAATTAGCTCTTTGCATGTACATTATTAAGGACAACATTGGTAATAATGTAAGGGGATGACCCAGGAACTTGCCTGGGACAAATATCAGTCAAACATATTTGTCGCTGAAACttctaaacataacataatatatccaCATACACACCAACAAATAGATTAAACTTCTAAACATAACACAAGGTTACTGCAATAGAGCACCAAATGACCTGATTTTCCCCATATACATATCTGCAAAAAGGTAGGCATATCAGACACTACATTCCACTATTGGGCTATAATACACACAACAGTAGAGCTGCACGCATTTAAACAAGGAAAAGGACTTCTAATAAAGAATTCATGACTCTCTAATTCCTCCGCACTATTTAGAAATTATCTTACACACAGATGTATTTATTGATAGCATCAACAGCAGCTTCTAGACATTGATGTTCATTTCATTTTCGCTAACATTGTATGCATACATGTCCCTCAACAAGTTAtccacttttctttttcatgccAATATCACGACCCACCTTTTCTTCCAAGTGCTCGTTGGATTTGCTAGAACAAGCATAAGGTAATAAGCCCAACAGCTGTTCAAGCAGCTATGTCTACTCGacatatgataaaataaaataagccaGAGCAAGCTAAATCACAACGAAGAGAATGAAGTGGGACATTAGATTAGAAAACACAAAGAAACACACAGGAAAACAGGTAAGTTCAAGTGAGAAGGCAAAATAATCGAGACAATGATGAAATCTTAATGACCCACTGGACTAACTGAGCATTTAAAGTAATATCATCGCTCATTCAGACTAATAAAGCTTCaatttttcagaaacaggagaTTAAAAggagcaaaagaagaagaaaataccATATGAGCAGGTTCCACAATTGGGTAACCAGTTTTCTCTCTAAACATGGTAACAAACTCATCTGAAAACCAAGAGCTCATGTCTTACTCACCAACTTCAAGCAAAGCATAAATCCAAAATCAGAAAATTCAAAAACTTCAGCAGCTTACTTAGCATGAGATTTGATTCCTTACGACGCGAACCATGGTCGACAATGATCACGCCATCTTTATCTCCAATCCCATATGTATTCTTTGTAATTCCGCCATTTTCAGTGCCCAAGCACAATCTTTTAGATAAACTCATGGTTTTGCAGAGACCTCCGCGTGATTTTGAGAAATTGGGCGGTACCCACCTCGAATTTGCTCCAGTTTCGGCCACTGGACAACTGTAGCCAACAATTTgataagaaagaagaagaagaagaagagattttCAAGGAAAAAAGAACAGAAGTTTTGGCCACCTTATGACTGTGCTTTGAGGGGGTAGAAGCAGAGCCTTCAACAACATTTTTGGAGACACAGCGTGAAGGTGAAGGTGAAGGTGAAGGTGAAGGTGAAGGTGTGAGATTAGCGCCGTTTCATCCGTAGAAGGGATGTGTTGAAATGCAGTGCTCACGTTAAAACGTTGCCGTTTCGTACAAAATAGCCGCCCTTAATACCATAATTGTCCCTTTCTGTTCCCAATTTCTTCCGAAACAGAGGAGAGGGAAGATGGCAGGGTAGAATAAAGAGCGAGAGAAAGAGAGGCTTCAACAAATTTTCAGCATCTGGGTATGTacgattttcttctttttttttttttttttttcttgttggcTTAATGGGTCTGAGATGTCTTGCTTAGCTGATGCTTACTTTGAGCTTGATTCGATTTCTCTTTGCAATTTCATTAAGGCTTTCTTATATAGTTCGTACTCATTTCCGTGTAATGGAGGAAAACAGAAAGCAAGTGGGTAACGAAGTTGGCTAAAATTGATCCAGAACTCCTCGTGCTGAGTTCTGATAATTTGCCTTATAACTGTATGATTTGTTTCAATGTTAGCTATCTGCAACAAGCAACCAAAGTTACGTATTGCTAGGAAAGATCTTTTAGGCTCGTAATGCATCACTTTTATGTCTGCCTCAACTTTAGCAGTAACCAAAAAACTGCATTCAAACACCAAGCCCTACAAAGAGATCCGTAGCTGCAGCTCTTACAACAGGTTTTAGTTATAGACTTATAGTTAACAGGCCTTACAGGATATGAGTTTTTCTTATGAAGGAGATGACTGCTGataactgattttttttttagttcgacttttttttttgggttgtaTAGTGTATTTTTAATGTGGACTTGATGTCTAACAAAGTGGAATAGCAGCAGTTTGGGATTAATGTTAATGTATTATTATGGTTGTTATTGTTGCACAGTGCATTTTAATTTATAGGACTCTCATTTACCATTTTTCCCCAGTGTGTATGCTTCACTAAGTTGACTATTTTGTTTGAAGAACTATCATTTATTGTATctttttttatgtagttgtaGGAAGATTGTTCCTTTCTGAATTCATCTGTAGATTTCAACCTCAAAAATTTTAAGTCTGAACCTGCTTGCAG
Protein-coding sequences here:
- the LOC110605517 gene encoding sirohydrochlorin ferrochelatase, chloroplastic, whose amino-acid sequence is MLLKALLLPPQSTVISCPVAETGANSRWVPPNFSKSRGGLCKTMSLSKRLCLGTENGGITKNTYGIGDKDGVIIVDHGSRRKESNLMLNEFVTMFREKTGYPIVEPAHMELAEPSIRDAFGLCVQQGANRVLVSPFFLFPGRHWHQDIPSLTAEAAKEHPGVSYIITAPLGLHELLVDVVNDRIKYCLNHVAGDADECPACVGTGKCKLY